A window from Longimicrobium sp. encodes these proteins:
- a CDS encoding electron-transfer flavoprotein:ubiquinone oxidoreductase, whose protein sequence is MADAARGTVLPVRHQPPLPRERLIVSDAPDAEAIEMDVVIVGGGPAGLACAIELARLVQKDGEAGGSLGETQIAVLDKGSALGEHNLSGAVINPRAFRELFPDLKDEDFPFRDAVSNEAVYLLTETGQFRIPTPPPMHNKGNYTASISEVCRWLGEQAEGLGVNMLPGFPVDSLLVEGKAVRGVRTTPAGLKRDGTPGPGAEPPTDVTARVTVLAEGTRGPLGQAWREWQGVGSENPQIFALGVKELWETKVPLDRIVHTLGWPLPRDAFGGSFMYPLEPNLVAIGLVVGLDYKQTTLDVHEMLQRMKLHPFFRKYLEGGEMVEWGAKTIPEGGFFGLPGRLHGDGLVMVGDTAGFVDVPSLKGIHYAMQTGMFAARAIFEGLKKGDMSSSALSSYDTMVHGSYVRDDLYKSRNQRLAFKDGFFVGGAKATLMTVTGGRFPGGKISMHSDAEAPRQVTPEQPFIPDGKLTFSKVDAVFKAGNQTRDDIPSHLIVGQDISPEVAQLYVHLCPAGVYELNGDKLVVNAPNCIDCKATDVIGPRWTPREGGSGPAYKKM, encoded by the coding sequence ATGGCCGACGCCGCACGCGGGACCGTTCTCCCCGTCCGCCACCAGCCCCCGCTGCCGCGCGAGCGGCTGATCGTTTCCGACGCCCCCGACGCTGAGGCGATCGAGATGGACGTCGTCATCGTCGGCGGCGGGCCGGCCGGGCTGGCGTGCGCCATCGAGCTGGCGCGGCTGGTCCAGAAGGACGGCGAGGCCGGCGGCAGCCTGGGCGAAACGCAGATCGCGGTGCTCGACAAGGGCTCGGCGCTCGGCGAGCACAACCTGTCAGGCGCCGTCATCAACCCGCGCGCCTTCCGCGAGCTCTTTCCCGACCTGAAGGACGAAGACTTTCCCTTCCGCGACGCGGTGAGCAACGAAGCGGTGTACTTGCTCACGGAAACGGGGCAGTTCCGCATCCCCACGCCGCCCCCCATGCACAACAAGGGGAACTACACGGCATCGATCTCCGAGGTCTGCCGCTGGCTTGGCGAGCAGGCCGAGGGGCTGGGCGTGAACATGCTTCCAGGCTTTCCAGTGGACTCGCTGCTGGTGGAAGGCAAGGCGGTCCGCGGGGTTCGCACCACGCCGGCGGGCCTCAAGCGCGACGGCACCCCGGGGCCGGGCGCCGAGCCCCCGACGGACGTCACGGCGCGCGTCACCGTGCTGGCCGAGGGCACGCGCGGGCCGCTGGGCCAGGCCTGGCGCGAGTGGCAGGGCGTGGGGTCCGAGAACCCTCAGATCTTTGCGCTGGGCGTAAAGGAGCTGTGGGAAACGAAGGTCCCGCTGGACCGCATCGTCCACACGCTGGGCTGGCCGCTGCCGCGCGACGCCTTCGGCGGCAGCTTCATGTATCCGCTGGAGCCCAACCTCGTTGCCATCGGCCTTGTGGTGGGGCTGGACTACAAGCAGACCACGCTGGACGTGCACGAGATGCTGCAGCGGATGAAGCTGCACCCGTTCTTCCGGAAGTACCTGGAAGGCGGCGAAATGGTGGAGTGGGGCGCCAAGACCATCCCGGAGGGCGGCTTCTTCGGGCTGCCGGGGCGGCTGCACGGCGACGGGCTGGTGATGGTGGGCGACACGGCGGGCTTCGTGGACGTGCCCTCGCTGAAGGGCATCCACTACGCCATGCAGACCGGCATGTTCGCCGCGCGCGCCATCTTCGAGGGGCTGAAAAAGGGCGACATGTCGTCGTCCGCCCTGTCGTCGTACGACACGATGGTGCACGGCAGCTACGTGCGCGACGACCTGTACAAGAGCCGCAACCAGCGGCTGGCGTTCAAGGACGGCTTCTTCGTCGGGGGGGCCAAGGCGACGCTGATGACGGTGACCGGCGGGCGGTTTCCGGGCGGCAAGATCAGCATGCATTCGGATGCGGAGGCGCCGCGCCAGGTGACGCCGGAGCAGCCGTTCATCCCCGACGGCAAGCTGACGTTCAGCAAGGTGGATGCGGTGTTCAAGGCGGGGAACCAGACCCGCGACGACATCCCTTCGCACCTGATCGTGGGACAGGACATCAGCCCCGAGGTGGCGCAGTTGTACGTGCACCTGTGCCCCGCCGGCGTGTACGAGCTGAACGGCGACAAGCTGGTGGTGAACGCGCCCAACTGCATCGACTGCAAGGCCACCGACGTCATCGGCCCGCGCTGGACGCCGCGCGAGGGCGGAAGCGGCCCGGCCTACAAGAAGATGTGA
- a CDS encoding class I SAM-dependent methyltransferase, whose translation MPDTLPTSIRREYDRAAAEYDRRWARYNHASLALLRPWIAGPTLGRVLDVGCGTGNLAPALAEWGASVDAYVGVDLSPGMVRMAAPKLGVGGWPGAVVAGSALALPIATASFDTALCASNLHYWPDAHVGLAELRRVLRPGGRLLLVDWDRAPLRMRAFDLWMRRGLRIKYHRMYSRREMRALLLEAGFRVAHEARGAAGLLWRLAAFEAASVPA comes from the coding sequence ATGCCCGACACTCTCCCCACTTCGATTCGCCGCGAGTACGACCGCGCCGCCGCGGAGTACGATCGCCGTTGGGCGCGCTACAACCACGCGAGCCTCGCTCTGCTGCGCCCGTGGATCGCGGGACCGACACTCGGGAGGGTGCTCGACGTCGGCTGCGGGACGGGCAACCTGGCGCCCGCTCTCGCCGAGTGGGGGGCGTCGGTGGATGCGTACGTGGGGGTGGACCTGTCGCCCGGGATGGTGCGGATGGCGGCGCCGAAGCTCGGGGTGGGCGGATGGCCCGGCGCGGTCGTCGCGGGAAGCGCGCTCGCACTGCCGATCGCGACGGCATCGTTCGACACGGCCCTGTGCGCGTCGAACCTGCACTACTGGCCCGATGCACACGTCGGCCTCGCGGAACTCCGGCGTGTGCTCAGGCCGGGCGGACGGCTGCTGCTGGTGGACTGGGACCGCGCGCCGCTCCGGATGCGCGCCTTCGACCTGTGGATGCGCCGCGGACTCCGCATCAAGTACCACCGCATGTACTCACGCCGGGAGATGCGCGCTCTGCTGCTCGAAGCCGGCTTCCGCGTCGCTCACGAAGCGCGCGGCGCCGCGGGGCTGCTCTGGCGCCTGGCG